The Neobacillus sp. OS1-2 genome includes a window with the following:
- a CDS encoding GGDEF domain-containing protein yields MRMNFPFSIPPVSLEKQKLLENHLFNENLQRCKLFAKIVILFEVILIMMNVSSSVVDNGHFRINTYLVLYFILLIMSITMLLYMRWFEKRPECTKRQYERFRFGLLGFVNFFLVWGAVVTLVDQRDYGHVMAFAVNLMCVSILFHASNRTILFLYVLPIAVIFIGLPIFQPSNVIVMGHYINLTVFLFFCWLASRMLYISVSTTFYHKLLLTETNNNLAAKIAENEKMNKELAKVNHQLRQLTIIDELTKIPNRRGFQQFIRERLDHSNTKQNLSLMMLDIDAFKLFNDNYGHLEGDKVITIVAQTIQTCIDTTTSFTARFGGEEFVIAAFDLDDPEMYQVAEAIRATVWERQVPHEYSPVSNQITVSIGIASGYVHNEAEVEQLLENADHALYKSKSRGRNRVEYFEDQFNNIS; encoded by the coding sequence ATGAGAATGAATTTTCCCTTTAGTATCCCCCCAGTTTCTCTTGAAAAACAAAAATTACTGGAAAACCATTTATTTAATGAAAATCTTCAACGCTGTAAGCTTTTTGCGAAAATTGTTATTCTATTTGAAGTTATTTTGATTATGATGAATGTATCTTCATCGGTAGTGGATAACGGTCACTTTAGGATCAATACCTATTTAGTTTTATATTTCATTTTGCTCATTATGAGTATAACAATGCTCCTCTATATGCGTTGGTTTGAAAAAAGGCCAGAGTGTACAAAGAGGCAGTATGAAAGATTTCGTTTCGGACTTTTAGGATTTGTGAATTTCTTTTTGGTTTGGGGAGCGGTTGTCACACTTGTTGATCAAAGAGATTATGGGCATGTGATGGCTTTTGCGGTTAACTTGATGTGTGTATCGATTCTATTTCACGCCTCCAATCGAACCATTTTGTTTTTGTATGTATTACCAATCGCTGTGATATTTATCGGTTTACCTATTTTTCAACCTTCAAATGTGATTGTCATGGGGCACTATATTAATCTCACTGTCTTTTTATTTTTTTGTTGGTTGGCTTCAAGAATGTTATATATCAGTGTTTCAACCACTTTTTATCATAAATTGCTATTAACAGAGACGAATAATAATCTTGCGGCAAAAATAGCAGAAAATGAAAAAATGAATAAGGAATTGGCAAAAGTGAATCACCAACTTAGGCAATTGACAATCATTGATGAATTAACGAAAATTCCAAATCGGAGAGGGTTTCAGCAATTTATTCGAGAAAGACTGGACCACTCCAATACAAAGCAAAATCTATCCTTGATGATGCTGGATATTGATGCCTTTAAATTATTCAATGATAACTATGGACATCTTGAAGGTGATAAAGTAATCACAATCGTTGCTCAAACAATCCAAACCTGTATCGACACCACTACTAGTTTTACTGCTCGTTTTGGCGGGGAGGAATTTGTGATTGCTGCATTTGATCTGGATGATCCAGAAATGTATCAGGTGGCAGAAGCTATTAGGGCGACTGTTTGGGAAAGGCAGGTCCCTCACGAATATTCTCCGGTTTCCAACCAAATTACTGTGAGTATCGGCATTGCCTCAGGGTATGTTCACAATGAAGCAGAAGTGGAACAGTTACTCGAGAACGCAGATCATGCCCTTTACAAATCTAAATCCCGGGGACGGAATCGTGTAGAGTATTTTGAAGACCAATTCAATAATATAAGCTAG
- a CDS encoding ABC transporter permease translates to MQRTIKRIIFFALLLVIWQAAVKILNVSPALMPAPTDVVKALGTGFEDKTLIYDILASFRRLAIGLFISIIIGFCLGILLAKNKTADETLGTLILALQSVPSIVWLPIAIMWFGLNESSVIFIVILGATLVITINMRIGIKNVPPLYIRAAQTMGSGGIDLFAKVILPASVPYAVTGIRLGWAFAWRALMAGEILSTGPGLGYTLKYASDFGNMSMVIGIMIIIGVIGTIVDLTFFQRVEQNVIRRWGLETSK, encoded by the coding sequence ATGCAGCGAACAATTAAACGAATTATATTTTTTGCGCTTTTACTCGTCATTTGGCAGGCTGCTGTGAAGATATTGAATGTTTCTCCGGCCCTTATGCCTGCTCCGACTGACGTTGTGAAAGCTCTAGGAACAGGTTTTGAAGATAAAACCCTCATATACGATATTCTTGCAAGTTTTAGAAGATTAGCCATTGGTTTATTTATTTCCATTATCATTGGCTTCTGTTTAGGTATTCTGTTAGCAAAAAATAAAACCGCTGATGAAACATTAGGCACCTTGATTCTAGCACTGCAGAGTGTCCCAAGTATTGTCTGGCTGCCAATCGCCATTATGTGGTTTGGCCTAAATGAAAGCTCTGTTATCTTTATCGTGATTCTCGGGGCAACACTTGTTATTACCATTAATATGAGGATTGGAATTAAGAATGTTCCGCCTCTTTATATTAGGGCAGCCCAAACGATGGGGTCGGGAGGAATTGATCTGTTTGCAAAGGTGATACTTCCTGCTTCCGTTCCATATGCCGTTACTGGAATTAGACTTGGCTGGGCCTTCGCTTGGCGTGCGCTGATGGCAGGAGAGATTTTGAGTACTGGACCTGGGTTGGGTTACACACTCAAGTACGCATCCGATTTCGGAAATATGAGTATGGTCATCGGTATTATGATCATTATTGGTGTCATTGGTACGATTGTAGATCTTACGTTCTTCCAACGAGTCGAACAGAATGTCATTCGCCGTTGGGGATTAGAAACGAGTAAATAA
- a CDS encoding aliphatic sulfonate ABC transporter substrate-binding protein, with protein sequence MNKKSKIIGMSILLSMGILAGCGSNETSGSAGSEKVVIGYFPNIDHAPAMIAREKGYYEKELGKNVKVEYKTFPDGGAFMTALKTGDIDAGLVGPGPVMNNFTNGADVKIIAGASSGGTAIIASEKSGINSVEDFQGKTFVTPGIGCTHDVQMETFLQDYGISSARIGGTLKHVTGNPAQYASMFESGKVDLAAVPEPWATQLVKEAGAKIIVDSSQISYGNTLPNTILVASGKKIKADKGVIAKIVKAQNEAINFINKNPDEAKEITVQSIKEITKQGLDQDVVDTAWTHIHFTKDVNKDVIEQFANSSVYLKFLKELPEFKTLIDTQFINL encoded by the coding sequence ATGAATAAAAAGTCAAAAATCATTGGAATGTCAATATTACTTAGTATGGGAATATTAGCTGGCTGTGGTTCAAACGAAACGAGTGGCAGTGCTGGTTCCGAAAAGGTCGTGATTGGCTATTTTCCAAATATTGATCATGCACCTGCTATGATCGCAAGAGAAAAAGGGTATTATGAAAAAGAATTAGGTAAAAACGTGAAAGTGGAGTACAAAACATTTCCTGATGGCGGTGCCTTTATGACAGCATTAAAAACAGGTGATATTGATGCTGGTTTGGTAGGTCCCGGACCGGTTATGAATAACTTTACAAACGGTGCAGATGTTAAAATTATTGCGGGGGCATCATCAGGTGGAACAGCAATCATTGCAAGTGAAAAAAGTGGCATCAATTCTGTTGAGGATTTCCAGGGTAAAACGTTTGTCACACCTGGTATCGGATGCACACATGATGTCCAAATGGAAACATTCCTGCAGGACTACGGTATTTCATCGGCTAGAATTGGGGGGACATTAAAGCATGTAACCGGAAATCCCGCTCAATATGCCAGTATGTTTGAATCAGGTAAGGTCGATTTAGCTGCAGTACCTGAGCCGTGGGCAACTCAATTAGTAAAAGAGGCAGGCGCGAAAATTATTGTCGATAGCTCCCAAATTTCTTACGGGAATACATTACCGAATACGATTTTAGTTGCTAGTGGCAAGAAAATTAAAGCCGATAAGGGAGTGATTGCTAAAATTGTGAAGGCACAAAACGAAGCGATCAACTTTATCAATAAAAACCCTGATGAAGCAAAGGAAATTACCGTCCAAAGCATCAAAGAAATCACGAAGCAAGGACTTGATCAAGACGTAGTGGATACGGCTTGGACCCACATTCACTTTACTAAAGATGTTAATAAAGATGTGATTGAACAATTTGCCAATTCTTCTGTTTACCTAAAATTTTTAAAAGAGCTGCCAGAGTTTAAAACATTAATTGATACGCAATTTATTAACTTATAA
- the yedE gene encoding selenium metabolism membrane protein YedE/FdhT, with the protein MNLYRKIFKEYWNPYIAVGIAGLVSALYFGITGTVWAVTGEFTRLGAHILGWFGIDVSDWAYFQLVGFQGTPLSRTDGWIVIGMLIGALITILLSNSFKIRVPKQKRRLVQGFIGGIIAGFGARLALGCNLAAFFTGVPQFSFHSWIFMLATAIGTYFGVKVVNTKWWRGKPNIRMGAINPIAAAKTQKSNIQPKLGLLLFILYCGVIVYFFVVGKNLLAVASIAGALFGILIERGQICFTSAFRDLWISGRAVMSKAIAVGMMISVVITFFYIQNGSVALIKVAAPSTVIGGLLFGFGIVLAGGCETGMMYRAMEGQLLFWVVGAGNIIGATILAYGWDHLGIYNALTANWTKVNLIELWGPAGALIGTLTMLAVWFILSNWWEKRFRYGTGIKQQKAAKVTHQTKEA; encoded by the coding sequence TTGAATTTATATCGGAAAATCTTTAAAGAATATTGGAATCCCTACATAGCCGTTGGTATTGCCGGTTTGGTTAGTGCTTTGTATTTCGGGATTACCGGGACTGTCTGGGCCGTAACAGGGGAATTCACTAGATTAGGCGCCCATATTTTGGGCTGGTTTGGTATAGATGTATCAGATTGGGCCTATTTTCAATTAGTTGGCTTCCAAGGGACCCCACTAAGCCGTACAGACGGATGGATTGTCATTGGAATGCTCATTGGTGCACTTATTACCATTTTACTCAGCAACAGCTTTAAAATCCGCGTTCCGAAGCAAAAGCGCCGCTTAGTTCAAGGGTTTATTGGCGGTATTATCGCAGGGTTTGGAGCACGCCTAGCACTTGGTTGTAACTTAGCCGCCTTTTTCACTGGTGTTCCCCAGTTTTCTTTCCATTCATGGATATTTATGCTTGCAACAGCAATCGGGACCTACTTTGGTGTGAAGGTAGTAAATACGAAATGGTGGCGCGGAAAGCCCAACATACGAATGGGTGCAATTAACCCCATTGCGGCAGCGAAAACTCAAAAGTCAAACATTCAACCGAAGTTAGGACTACTTCTATTTATTCTCTATTGCGGTGTGATCGTTTACTTTTTCGTTGTCGGTAAAAATCTATTAGCTGTCGCTTCGATTGCGGGTGCACTATTTGGCATTCTAATAGAGCGCGGACAGATTTGTTTCACCTCAGCCTTCCGCGATTTATGGATTAGCGGACGTGCGGTTATGTCGAAAGCAATCGCAGTTGGTATGATGATTAGTGTAGTCATTACCTTTTTCTATATTCAAAACGGTTCCGTTGCCCTTATTAAAGTGGCTGCCCCAAGCACTGTTATTGGCGGACTACTATTCGGCTTCGGCATTGTTCTCGCTGGCGGCTGTGAAACAGGTATGATGTACCGGGCGATGGAAGGTCAGTTGTTATTCTGGGTAGTAGGAGCAGGAAATATCATTGGCGCCACTATTTTAGCATACGGCTGGGACCACCTCGGAATCTATAATGCCCTTACGGCCAATTGGACTAAGGTAAATTTAATCGAATTATGGGGACCTGCCGGAGCCTTAATTGGTACACTTACGATGCTGGCTGTCTGGTTTATCCTTTCAAACTGGTGGGAAAAACGATTCCGCTATGGAACTGGGATTAAGCAGCAAAAAGCAGCAAAGGTTACTCATCAAACAAAGGAGGCATAA
- a CDS encoding aldo/keto reductase, with amino-acid sequence MNTEFMDLILFDIYLEVVSLIEKMAMRKSCTPAQLALSWVLAQGDQIVPIPGTKY; translated from the coding sequence ATGAATACGGAATTTATGGATTTGATTTTGTTCGACATTTATCTAGAGGTTGTATCACTCATTGAAAAAATGGCTATGCGAAAAAGCTGTACCCCTGCCCAACTCGCACTGTCATGGGTGTTAGCCCAAGGAGACCAAATCGTTCCCATTCCAGGAACCAAATATTGA
- a CDS encoding NUDIX hydrolase, with amino-acid sequence MGYIEELREIIGNRPIILVGAVVAVLDAKGKILLQKRPEGIWGLPGGLMELAESAEDAARREVFEETGIEIGQLQLVDVFSGKQYFRKLANGDEFYPVTIAYTSKDMKNNIIKIDGKESIDAGFFDRLELPENTSPLVKTLIQRYSHFLN; translated from the coding sequence ATGGGTTACATTGAAGAGTTAAGAGAAATAATTGGAAATCGGCCGATCATTTTAGTCGGTGCAGTCGTGGCAGTCCTTGATGCAAAAGGGAAAATTCTTTTACAAAAACGCCCTGAAGGCATCTGGGGACTGCCGGGGGGCCTGATGGAATTAGCCGAATCTGCTGAGGACGCTGCAAGAAGGGAAGTCTTTGAAGAAACAGGGATTGAAATTGGCCAGCTTCAGTTAGTGGATGTATTTTCAGGTAAGCAGTATTTTAGAAAATTAGCAAACGGTGATGAGTTTTATCCTGTTACCATTGCTTATACCTCTAAGGACATGAAAAATAACATCATTAAAATTGATGGGAAAGAATCAATTGATGCAGGTTTCTTTGATAGGCTAGAGTTACCGGAGAACACAAGTCCTTTAGTCAAAACACTGATCCAACGGTATTCTCATTTCCTCAACTAG
- a CDS encoding SE1832 family protein, which produces MNKKEIEYKIRELKFEYVRLQNDLEKLENVKGILSPLEKQLADIEAELHSLNEALRRGDF; this is translated from the coding sequence ATGAATAAAAAAGAAATTGAATATAAAATCCGCGAATTAAAATTTGAATATGTCAGACTGCAGAATGACTTAGAAAAGTTGGAAAACGTCAAAGGGATTCTTTCTCCTTTAGAAAAACAATTAGCTGACATCGAGGCTGAACTCCATTCACTTAACGAAGCATTGCGAAGAGGAGATTTTTAG
- a CDS encoding acetaldehyde dehydrogenase (acetylating) has protein sequence MSKVKVAILGSGNIGTDLMIKLGRSEVLELTAVIGIDSESDGLRRAKELGYLAVDTGLQGFLEDHSALADIVFDATSAKAHVRHAKMLKEAGKKAIDMTPAARGPFVVPAVNIGSNMEEENINLITCGGQATIPMVHAVNRVSRVEYAEIVATISSLSAGPGTRANIDEFTETTSRGIEEVGGAKKGKAIIILNPAEPPILMRDTVYALVEKGTMDEAKITQSIKEMEQVVQSYVPGYRLRTEPIFEGNQVTIFIEVEGAGDYLPKYSGNLDIMTAAGVKVAEEFAKNQLAKQLV, from the coding sequence TTGTCTAAAGTGAAAGTGGCAATTTTAGGTTCTGGAAATATTGGAACAGATCTGATGATTAAGCTTGGTCGTTCAGAGGTTTTAGAGCTAACTGCAGTGATTGGGATTGATTCGGAGTCGGATGGATTGCGTCGCGCCAAAGAATTAGGCTATTTAGCGGTTGACACAGGCCTGCAGGGATTCCTTGAAGACCATTCTGCATTAGCAGATATTGTGTTTGATGCTACTTCAGCAAAGGCACACGTAAGACACGCCAAAATGTTAAAAGAAGCCGGAAAAAAAGCGATTGATATGACTCCGGCAGCTCGCGGTCCTTTTGTTGTTCCAGCAGTTAATATAGGCTCAAATATGGAGGAGGAGAATATCAACCTGATTACCTGCGGCGGTCAGGCGACGATTCCAATGGTCCACGCAGTAAATCGTGTAAGTAGGGTAGAGTATGCAGAAATAGTGGCGACAATTTCCAGTCTTAGTGCCGGTCCTGGTACACGAGCAAATATAGATGAGTTTACTGAAACCACTTCTCGGGGAATTGAGGAGGTTGGGGGAGCAAAGAAAGGAAAGGCCATTATTATTTTAAACCCAGCGGAACCACCTATTTTGATGCGGGATACCGTGTATGCCCTCGTTGAAAAAGGAACGATGGACGAAGCAAAGATCACTCAATCTATTAAAGAAATGGAACAAGTTGTTCAATCATATGTGCCTGGGTACCGTCTGCGGACAGAACCCATTTTTGAAGGGAATCAGGTAACCATTTTTATCGAAGTAGAAGGTGCTGGCGACTACCTGCCGAAATACTCCGGTAACCTTGATATTATGACGGCAGCAGGAGTCAAAGTAGCAGAAGAGTTTGCCAAAAATCAATTAGCAAAACAACTAGTTTAA
- a CDS encoding ABC transporter ATP-binding protein — MFLQINNINKQFTNQKVTSDVLTNINLDIKEGEFVSILGPSGCGKSTLLSIVAGLTKPTSGEILLKGDSIKKPGKDRGMVFQEAALFPWMTVEENVMFPLRKEMKKKEAREVAHQYLQMVQLSNYTKHSPHELSGGMQQRVSIARALSMNPKVLLMDEPFGALDEQTRARLHHELEKIWFETKKTILFVTHSISESIKLSDRIIVMGTRPGVVLEDIHVKIPRPRNAHPQAVAKVEEKINSLLKLEIDKVIKEELSYAANN, encoded by the coding sequence TTGTTTCTCCAAATAAATAATATTAACAAACAGTTTACCAATCAAAAGGTTACTAGTGACGTTCTTACCAATATAAATCTCGATATTAAAGAAGGAGAGTTTGTCTCAATTCTTGGACCTTCGGGTTGTGGGAAATCTACCTTACTCTCGATTGTTGCCGGTTTAACAAAGCCAACGAGCGGTGAGATCTTGCTCAAAGGGGATTCCATCAAAAAGCCGGGGAAAGACAGGGGGATGGTTTTTCAAGAGGCTGCCCTATTTCCTTGGATGACGGTGGAGGAAAATGTGATGTTCCCGCTTCGCAAGGAAATGAAGAAAAAGGAAGCAAGGGAAGTTGCCCATCAGTATTTACAAATGGTTCAGCTAAGCAACTATACCAAACATTCCCCACATGAGCTTTCAGGCGGAATGCAGCAGAGGGTCTCCATTGCCAGGGCACTTTCAATGAATCCCAAGGTATTACTCATGGATGAACCTTTTGGTGCTCTAGATGAACAGACACGGGCAAGACTTCATCATGAATTAGAGAAAATCTGGTTTGAAACCAAAAAGACGATTCTTTTTGTCACCCATAGTATTAGCGAGTCAATTAAACTATCAGACAGGATCATTGTTATGGGAACAAGGCCAGGTGTGGTTCTTGAGGATATTCACGTGAAAATTCCGAGACCGCGGAATGCGCATCCGCAAGCAGTGGCTAAAGTAGAAGAGAAAATCAATAGCCTATTAAAATTAGAGATTGATAAAGTGATAAAAGAGGAACTGTCATATGCAGCGAACAATTAA
- a CDS encoding IclR family transcriptional regulator — protein MAERLIQSIERAAGVLELFLTSDQELSVKEISEKMGLSKSTVHGIIKTLEVRGYLQQNRDDSKYKLGMKLFELGNRVSQQFDLGKIARPIIKELVEELEETVHLVVFEREEVIYIEKLDGPRQLRIYSQIGKRAPIHCTGVGKAILAYQSEKEINRLLSNSEMEPFTEYTITDKEELKRHLHQIREKGYSIDDEEIELGLKCVAAPIFDHHGKVLGAISCAAPKVRMNNERLGEVIKGIKQAALRISASMGYEAKPTHM, from the coding sequence ATGGCTGAACGACTTATTCAATCGATTGAAAGAGCTGCGGGTGTGCTTGAATTGTTTTTGACCTCGGATCAGGAACTAAGTGTGAAAGAAATAAGTGAAAAAATGGGTTTATCGAAAAGTACCGTTCACGGAATCATTAAGACCCTTGAGGTTAGAGGTTATCTTCAGCAAAACCGGGATGATTCAAAATACAAGCTGGGCATGAAGCTGTTTGAATTAGGAAATAGGGTTAGTCAGCAATTTGACCTTGGGAAAATCGCTCGCCCGATCATAAAAGAACTCGTTGAGGAGCTAGAGGAAACGGTTCACTTAGTTGTTTTCGAACGTGAAGAAGTTATTTACATTGAAAAATTGGACGGTCCTAGGCAATTAAGGATATACTCCCAAATTGGCAAGAGGGCACCCATCCATTGCACAGGGGTAGGAAAGGCGATTCTTGCCTATCAAAGCGAAAAAGAGATCAATCGACTCTTATCAAATAGCGAAATGGAACCGTTTACGGAATATACGATCACCGATAAAGAAGAGTTAAAAAGACACTTACACCAGATACGAGAAAAGGGCTATTCAATCGATGATGAAGAAATCGAATTGGGACTCAAATGTGTGGCGGCCCCAATATTCGATCATCATGGAAAGGTGTTAGGTGCGATTAGCTGTGCAGCACCTAAAGTAAGGATGAACAATGAGAGGCTTGGGGAAGTCATTAAGGGGATTAAACAAGCTGCATTGAGGATTTCAGCTAGTATGGGCTACGAAGCTAAACCAACACATATGTAG
- the cysK gene encoding cysteine synthase A, with amino-acid sequence MKLYRSILDLIGNTPTVKLNKIPEPSGAEVFVKLESFNPGGSVKDRAAQKMIERAEETGKLIPGKSTIIEPTSGNTGIGIAMVAAVKGYRCIITMPDNATQERVKILKAYGAEVYLTPGKLRMQGAIDEAGRLARELPDSFIPMQFENPANADAHRETTAVEILEAFEGRLDALVVTAGTGGTVTGVGEELKKSIPNLKIYVVEPFGSPVLSGGNPGPHKIPGTGPGFIPKILNREIFDDILLIKDEDAEAMARRLAAEEGIFVGASGASTAHFAVEIAKGLPASARVLCLAPDTGERYLSSDLFPG; translated from the coding sequence ATGAAACTCTATCGTTCCATTCTTGATTTAATAGGGAATACGCCAACTGTCAAACTTAATAAAATACCGGAACCATCCGGTGCTGAAGTATTTGTAAAACTTGAATCCTTTAACCCAGGGGGAAGTGTAAAGGACCGTGCCGCGCAGAAAATGATTGAGCGGGCCGAGGAAACAGGAAAGCTAATCCCTGGAAAAAGCACGATCATTGAACCGACATCCGGAAATACGGGAATTGGCATTGCTATGGTAGCGGCCGTGAAAGGTTATCGCTGTATTATCACCATGCCTGATAATGCTACCCAGGAGCGAGTGAAAATCTTAAAAGCGTATGGAGCAGAAGTTTATTTAACTCCTGGAAAATTGCGTATGCAAGGGGCGATTGATGAGGCTGGTCGTTTGGCACGCGAGCTTCCTGACAGTTTTATTCCCATGCAGTTTGAGAATCCAGCAAATGCCGATGCTCATCGTGAAACGACTGCTGTCGAGATTTTAGAAGCTTTTGAAGGAAGGCTGGACGCCTTAGTGGTCACGGCTGGAACGGGCGGTACCGTTACCGGTGTAGGAGAAGAATTGAAGAAATCGATTCCCAATTTAAAAATATATGTGGTCGAGCCATTTGGATCACCGGTCCTATCAGGTGGTAATCCTGGGCCGCATAAAATCCCCGGAACAGGTCCAGGGTTTATCCCGAAAATCTTAAACCGTGAAATATTTGATGACATCCTGCTCATTAAAGATGAGGATGCAGAAGCAATGGCTCGCCGACTTGCGGCAGAAGAAGGTATCTTCGTTGGTGCATCAGGTGCATCGACTGCCCATTTTGCAGTTGAGATTGCGAAGGGACTTCCAGCTTCAGCAAGGGTACTGTGTTTGGCCCCTGATACAGGAGAGCGATATCTTTCTTCCGACCTATTTCCAGGATAA
- a CDS encoding sulfurtransferase TusA family protein has protein sequence MYALDALKNMKVGETLLVIADCPQSFRSVPEEVVKHGYQLIAEPTKVNQDIYFYIKVTK, from the coding sequence ATTTATGCGCTGGATGCGCTAAAAAATATGAAGGTTGGGGAAACTTTGCTAGTCATCGCCGATTGTCCACAATCATTTAGAAGTGTCCCAGAAGAAGTAGTCAAGCATGGTTACCAGCTTATCGCTGAACCGACAAAGGTCAACCAGGATATCTACTTCTATATTAAAGTAACAAAGTAA
- a CDS encoding DUF6530 family protein: MKIPTTLKHKPVIVSDNYENVDGRNAYHTDAKGLSLGLAQWNDRGKVDISAKVWRHTGEKWSRQSEELPLHRVIDLAILVCRTQQHFREAYRYEKLYDTENPVIDRVGIQGDAMTVAVCTDNEKIDEDIKLFNQALSDDDELLGERLRVLAKILKDMGY; the protein is encoded by the coding sequence ATGAAAATCCCAACTACTTTAAAACATAAACCCGTTATTGTTTCCGATAATTATGAAAATGTTGATGGCAGAAATGCTTATCATACAGATGCCAAAGGACTTTCATTAGGACTGGCTCAGTGGAATGACCGTGGAAAGGTAGATATTTCAGCAAAAGTATGGAGACATACAGGAGAAAAATGGTCTAGACAGTCTGAGGAATTGCCCCTACACCGTGTCATTGATCTTGCCATTCTCGTTTGCAGAACACAACAGCATTTTCGCGAGGCCTATCGGTATGAAAAATTATATGATACCGAAAACCCTGTTATCGATCGGGTCGGTATACAAGGTGATGCCATGACGGTCGCCGTATGTACGGACAATGAAAAAATTGATGAGGATATAAAATTATTCAACCAGGCTCTCAGTGATGATGATGAACTACTGGGCGAGCGATTGCGTGTCTTAGCAAAAATTTTAAAAGACATGGGGTATTAA
- a CDS encoding GIY-YIG nuclease family protein yields MDQNRRKELKEEYKQVKTYMGVYQITNKTNGKIYIDSCPNLKNKWLTLQAQLEMGMFANFQVQKDWKDLGKDAFDFEVLEKKDASEVIDPRWEVKQLKKPWLEKLQPFGDRGYNKPSKD; encoded by the coding sequence ATGGATCAGAACAGGCGTAAGGAACTAAAAGAGGAATACAAACAGGTGAAAACCTACATGGGCGTGTACCAAATCACAAACAAAACCAACGGGAAAATTTACATTGATAGCTGCCCTAACTTAAAAAATAAGTGGCTTACTTTACAGGCGCAGCTCGAAATGGGCATGTTCGCCAATTTTCAGGTCCAAAAGGATTGGAAGGATCTTGGCAAGGATGCATTTGATTTCGAGGTGCTAGAAAAGAAAGATGCAAGCGAAGTTATCGATCCACGTTGGGAAGTTAAACAACTAAAAAAGCCGTGGCTGGAGAAATTGCAGCCATTTGGGGATCGAGGATATAACAAGCCATCAAAGGATTGA